In the genome of Desulfuromonas sp. DDH964, one region contains:
- a CDS encoding acyl-CoA thioesterase: MTTKSPQRSEYKAFFPIATRWMDNDLFGHVNNVVYYSYFDTVVNRYLIENAGFDIHSAQVVGYVVNSGCNYLSPVGYPDALVAGLRVDRLGNSSVHYGLAIFREDEVAASAYGHFVHVFVDRQVNRPVPLPPAIRAALEKISI, encoded by the coding sequence ATGACCACAAAAAGCCCACAGCGCTCCGAATACAAAGCGTTTTTTCCCATTGCCACGCGCTGGATGGATAATGACCTGTTCGGGCATGTCAACAATGTCGTCTATTATTCGTACTTCGATACTGTGGTGAACCGATACCTGATTGAAAACGCAGGGTTCGATATTCACTCGGCCCAGGTCGTCGGTTATGTCGTCAATTCCGGGTGCAATTACCTTTCACCAGTGGGATACCCGGACGCTCTGGTTGCCGGGCTTCGTGTTGACCGGCTAGGAAACAGCTCGGTTCATTACGGGCTTGCCATATTTCGAGAGGATGAGGTGGCAGCCTCAGCCTATGGTCATTTTGTTCATGTCTTTGTCGATAGGCAAGTGAACCGTCCGGTTCCGTTGCCACCTGCCATCAGAGCAGCCCTCGAAAAAATTTCTATATGA
- a CDS encoding sigma-54-dependent transcriptional regulator: protein MEKILIVDDEAFIRENLERILAEDGYRPISTESGEEALKQVGEEEIDLVLLDLNLGSKSGLDVLKALREVDPEVLVIIITGYGTVESAVEALKMGAYDYIKKPFKADAIRLIVRLALETQNLRREVRHLKRGGQEKGLPGADMVGASEALLQVYRQVREVAKHETATVLISGESGTGKELVARGIHNLSPRKDRPFIEINCGSLPFNLLETELFGHERGAFTDAKSRKLGLFEEANGGTIFLDEIGEMDMNLQVKLLRVLEDRKIRRLGGARSIDIDVRVVAATNRNLKRAIEEKTFREDLYYRLNVFPIHVPPLRERRDDIPPLLDYFLKRFSRDFNKRIREVSRDALDLLLRYHWPGNVRELRNVVERICIMTNEEVIRPELLPGEIFGSTPQKSSPFAYEIPPEGILLEEMIGEIEKELIGKALKITGGNIAKTARLLNVPRGTLRYKVEKYGLEGNN from the coding sequence ATGGAAAAAATTCTGATTGTCGACGACGAAGCCTTTATCCGCGAAAACCTGGAGCGGATCCTCGCCGAGGACGGCTACCGCCCGATCTCCACCGAGAGTGGCGAAGAGGCCCTGAAGCAGGTCGGCGAGGAGGAGATCGACCTGGTCCTGCTCGACCTCAACCTCGGCAGCAAGAGCGGGCTCGACGTCCTCAAGGCGCTGCGGGAGGTCGACCCGGAGGTGCTGGTGATCATCATCACCGGGTACGGCACCGTGGAGAGCGCCGTCGAGGCGCTGAAAATGGGGGCCTACGATTACATCAAGAAGCCCTTTAAGGCCGACGCCATCCGCCTCATCGTGCGTCTGGCGCTGGAGACCCAGAACCTGCGCCGCGAGGTGCGCCACTTAAAGCGGGGCGGACAGGAGAAAGGGCTCCCCGGGGCCGACATGGTCGGCGCCAGCGAGGCGCTGCTGCAGGTCTACCGCCAGGTGCGCGAGGTGGCCAAGCACGAGACGGCGACCGTCCTGATCAGCGGTGAGTCGGGGACCGGCAAGGAGCTCGTCGCCCGCGGCATCCACAACCTTTCGCCGCGCAAGGACCGCCCCTTCATCGAGATCAACTGTGGTTCGCTCCCTTTCAACCTGCTCGAGACCGAGCTCTTCGGCCACGAACGGGGGGCCTTTACCGACGCCAAGAGTCGCAAGCTCGGGCTTTTTGAAGAGGCGAACGGTGGGACCATCTTCCTCGACGAGATCGGCGAGATGGACATGAACCTGCAGGTCAAGCTGCTGCGGGTACTCGAGGATCGCAAGATCCGGCGCCTGGGCGGGGCGCGCAGTATCGATATCGACGTGCGGGTGGTCGCCGCCACCAACCGCAACCTGAAGAGAGCGATCGAGGAGAAGACCTTCCGCGAAGACCTCTACTACCGCCTCAATGTCTTCCCAATCCATGTCCCGCCGCTGCGGGAGCGGCGCGACGACATCCCGCCACTCCTCGACTATTTCCTCAAGCGTTTCAGCCGCGACTTCAACAAGCGCATCCGCGAGGTCTCCCGCGACGCCCTCGACCTGCTGCTGCGCTACCACTGGCCCGGCAACGTGCGCGAGTTGCGCAACGTGGTGGAGCGCATCTGCATCATGACCAACGAGGAGGTGATCCGCCCCGAGCTTCTGCCGGGGGAGATCTTCGGCAGCACCCCACAGAAAAGCTCGCCCTTTGCCTACGAGATTCCGCCGGAAGGGATTCTCCTCGAGGAGATGATCGGCGAGATCGAAAAGGAGCTGATCGGCAAGGCGCTGAAGATCACCGGCGGCAATATCGCCAAGACCGCACGCCTGCTCAACGTGCCCCGCGGGACGCTACGCTACAAGGTGGAAAAGTACGGCCTGGAGGGGAATAATTAG
- a CDS encoding ABC transporter ATP-binding protein, producing MTAILETRGLTKSFGAVTAAANINVVIHESEVVGVIGSNGAGKTTFINMVTGYLKPSEGEILFRGKRINGCSPRQVTRTGICRSFQVAQLFPELTVLENMLIACRMLSGKRLGGFAPLKTEASLQSARAALVDYGIEEYAEAVVATLPQGVRKLLDIAMAMVGRPALLLLDEPTSGVAIDEKFGLMDTVMNAVGRSGAASLFVEHDMEIISRYATRVIAFYDGHVIADAPTAEALEHPDVREYIIGAELHRQPAENHHHA from the coding sequence ATGACGGCGATTCTGGAAACCAGGGGATTGACAAAAAGCTTTGGTGCGGTGACCGCTGCCGCAAACATCAATGTGGTCATTCATGAGAGCGAAGTAGTAGGCGTCATTGGTTCGAACGGTGCGGGCAAGACGACTTTTATCAATATGGTGACTGGCTATCTGAAGCCGAGCGAAGGGGAGATTCTCTTTCGGGGTAAACGCATCAACGGCTGCTCCCCCAGGCAGGTGACGCGGACCGGGATCTGCCGGTCCTTTCAGGTTGCCCAGCTCTTCCCGGAGCTGACTGTGCTGGAAAATATGCTGATTGCCTGCCGGATGCTTTCTGGGAAACGGCTCGGCGGTTTTGCGCCGCTGAAAACGGAGGCCTCCCTGCAGTCCGCCCGGGCGGCCCTTGTCGATTATGGTATCGAGGAATACGCCGAGGCGGTTGTTGCAACCCTCCCCCAAGGGGTCCGGAAACTTCTCGATATCGCCATGGCGATGGTCGGTCGGCCGGCGCTGCTGCTGCTGGACGAACCGACCAGCGGGGTCGCCATTGATGAAAAATTCGGGCTCATGGACACCGTCATGAACGCCGTCGGCCGTTCCGGAGCGGCCAGCCTTTTTGTCGAGCATGATATGGAAATCATCAGCCGCTATGCGACCCGGGTGATTGCCTTTTATGACGGTCATGTGATTGCCGATGCGCCTACCGCTGAGGCGTTGGAGCATCCCGATGTCCGGGAATACATCATCGGTGCCGAACTTCATCGACAACCGGCGGAGAACCACCATCATGCTTAA
- a CDS encoding SLC13 family permease, with product MLMTMWNRLWYWHDETRGLLLFSPLALLKGIGRRNLQFKSRQEGHEEEIDLADEMDEAPAEHIQRISTGPGGVQEEEPRAYTGRQKIGLWLGPLLFLAMLLLPTPAGMTVEGQRMAAVALLMATWWMCESMPIPATSLLPIALFPLLGITSTQQATAPYANHLIFLFMGGFIIALAMQRWELHRRIAMNIVKVVGFSPGRLIFGFMAATAVLSAFVSNTATAVMMMPIGLAIINHVIEEGKKEGLDREIDFSPEKFAFGLNLMLGIAYAASIGGVATLIGTPPNTVLAGYLQKTYGYEITFARWLLVGVPLVLILLPLCWLWLTRVANPMKLKKVPGGRELIAAELKAMGRMGPGERWTALIFGLTALAWIFRGQLSFLFPNPKLVTDAAIGMTGALLLFLIPVNLKKNQFVMDWHWAAKMPWGVLILFGGGLALAGGFKETRLAEWIGGQVSLLEHAPVLVLVIAVTTLIIFLTELTSNTATAAMVMPILSAVAIGLGQNPLLLVVPAAIAASCAFMLPVATPPNAIVFGSGYVTIPQMVKSGFGLNIIGVILTVALTYALVIPVFDVVLDLLPAWATLPR from the coding sequence ATGTTGATGACGATGTGGAACCGTCTCTGGTACTGGCACGACGAAACCAGGGGGCTGCTCCTCTTCAGCCCCCTGGCCCTGCTGAAGGGGATCGGGCGCAGGAATCTCCAGTTCAAGTCCCGGCAGGAAGGGCACGAAGAGGAGATCGACCTGGCCGACGAAATGGACGAAGCACCGGCGGAGCACATCCAGCGGATCAGTACCGGTCCCGGCGGGGTCCAGGAGGAAGAGCCGCGCGCCTACACCGGCCGCCAGAAAATCGGCCTCTGGCTTGGTCCGCTCCTCTTCCTGGCCATGCTGCTGCTGCCGACCCCGGCCGGAATGACTGTCGAGGGGCAACGCATGGCAGCGGTCGCCCTGCTGATGGCGACCTGGTGGATGTGCGAGTCGATGCCGATTCCGGCGACCAGCCTGCTGCCGATCGCGCTCTTCCCGCTGCTCGGCATCACCAGCACCCAGCAGGCGACCGCCCCCTACGCCAATCACCTGATCTTCCTCTTCATGGGCGGCTTCATTATTGCCCTGGCGATGCAGCGCTGGGAACTGCACCGGCGCATCGCCATGAATATCGTCAAGGTAGTCGGCTTTTCGCCGGGGCGGCTGATCTTCGGCTTCATGGCGGCGACCGCGGTCCTCTCCGCCTTCGTCTCCAACACCGCCACCGCGGTGATGATGATGCCGATCGGCCTGGCGATCATCAACCATGTCATCGAGGAGGGGAAGAAGGAAGGGCTCGACCGCGAGATCGATTTTTCGCCCGAGAAGTTCGCTTTTGGCCTCAACCTGATGCTCGGCATTGCCTACGCCGCCTCCATCGGCGGCGTCGCGACCCTGATCGGCACTCCCCCCAACACCGTTCTCGCCGGTTACCTGCAGAAGACCTACGGCTACGAGATCACCTTCGCCCGCTGGCTGCTGGTCGGTGTCCCGCTGGTGCTGATTCTCCTCCCGCTCTGCTGGTTGTGGCTGACCCGGGTCGCCAACCCGATGAAGCTGAAGAAGGTTCCCGGCGGCCGCGAGCTGATTGCTGCCGAGCTCAAGGCGATGGGAAGGATGGGCCCGGGTGAGCGCTGGACCGCCCTAATTTTTGGTCTGACCGCGCTGGCCTGGATTTTCCGCGGTCAGCTCAGCTTCCTCTTCCCCAATCCGAAGCTCGTTACCGACGCCGCCATTGGCATGACTGGTGCCCTGCTCCTCTTTTTGATCCCGGTGAACCTGAAAAAGAACCAGTTCGTCATGGACTGGCACTGGGCGGCAAAAATGCCCTGGGGGGTACTGATCCTCTTCGGGGGCGGCCTGGCGCTGGCCGGCGGCTTCAAGGAGACCCGGCTGGCGGAATGGATCGGCGGCCAGGTCAGCCTGTTGGAACATGCGCCGGTGCTGGTGCTGGTGATCGCGGTGACCACCCTGATCATCTTTCTCACCGAGCTGACCTCCAACACCGCCACCGCGGCGATGGTGATGCCGATCCTCTCGGCGGTCGCCATCGGCCTCGGCCAGAACCCGCTGCTGCTGGTCGTCCCGGCGGCGATTGCCGCCTCCTGCGCCTTCATGCTGCCGGTGGCGACGCCCCCCAACGCCATCGTCTTCGGCTCCGGCTACGTCACCATCCCGCAGATGGTCAAGAGCGGTTTCGGCCTGAATATCATCGGCGTCATCCTCACCGTGGCCCTGACCTATGCCCTGGTGATCCCGGTTTTTGACGTCGTCCTCGACTTACTGCCGGCCTGGGCGACCCTTCCCCGCTAG
- the gabD gene encoding NADP-dependent succinate-semialdehyde dehydrogenase, with product MTSITLKEQGLFRQQCYIDGEWLDADNGVTLEVTNPATNAILGTIPKMGATETRRAIEAAHRALPAWRAKTAQERSNILRKWYELLLQHQDDLAVLMTAEQGKPLAESRGEIAYAASFIEWFAEEGKRVYGDVIPPHQADKRIVVLKEPIGVCAAITPWNFPSAMITRKAGPALAAGCTMVVKPATATPYSALALAELARQAGVPRGVFSVVTGSSAEIGGELTANPIVRKLTFTGSTEVGKQLIAACAGTVKKVSMELGGNAPFIVFDDADLDAAVEGAMVSKYRNTGQTCVCTNRFLVQEGVYDAFAEKLAAAVRRMTVGDGLKGETQQGPLIDMGALETVEKHVADAVAKGARVVTGGKRHALGGSFYEPTVLAEATPGMLIAKEETFGPVAPLFRFQTEEEAIHMANDTEFGLASYFYSRDIGRIWRVAEAVEYGIVGVNTGLISTTVAPFGGVKESGTGREGSKYGIEDFLEIKYLCMGGIGKVN from the coding sequence ATGACATCGATTACGCTCAAAGAACAGGGGTTGTTCCGTCAGCAATGCTATATCGACGGCGAGTGGTTGGATGCAGACAATGGTGTCACGCTGGAGGTGACCAACCCGGCGACCAATGCCATTCTCGGCACCATCCCGAAAATGGGCGCCACCGAGACGCGGCGTGCTATTGAGGCGGCCCACCGTGCTCTCCCCGCTTGGCGGGCCAAGACCGCCCAGGAACGATCGAATATCCTGCGCAAATGGTATGAGTTGTTATTGCAGCACCAGGACGACCTGGCAGTGCTGATGACCGCCGAGCAGGGGAAGCCGCTGGCCGAATCAAGGGGCGAGATTGCTTACGCGGCCTCCTTTATCGAGTGGTTCGCCGAAGAAGGGAAGCGTGTCTACGGCGATGTCATCCCGCCGCACCAGGCCGACAAACGGATTGTAGTGCTGAAAGAACCGATCGGTGTCTGCGCCGCCATAACCCCCTGGAACTTTCCCTCGGCGATGATTACCCGCAAGGCTGGCCCGGCCCTGGCTGCCGGCTGTACCATGGTGGTCAAACCTGCTACCGCCACCCCCTACTCAGCGTTGGCCCTGGCTGAACTCGCCCGGCAGGCCGGTGTCCCGCGGGGGGTCTTCAGCGTGGTCACTGGCTCCTCGGCCGAAATCGGCGGCGAACTGACCGCCAATCCAATAGTGCGCAAGCTGACCTTCACCGGTTCCACCGAGGTTGGCAAACAGCTGATTGCGGCCTGCGCCGGTACGGTAAAGAAGGTCTCCATGGAACTGGGGGGCAACGCCCCCTTTATCGTCTTTGACGATGCCGATCTTGATGCCGCGGTGGAAGGTGCAATGGTGTCAAAATACCGCAACACAGGACAGACCTGCGTCTGCACCAACCGCTTCCTGGTTCAGGAGGGGGTCTACGACGCCTTTGCCGAAAAATTGGCGGCGGCGGTGCGGAGGATGACGGTTGGGGACGGGCTCAAAGGGGAAACCCAGCAGGGACCGCTGATCGATATGGGGGCACTGGAGACGGTAGAGAAGCACGTCGCTGATGCCGTCGCCAAGGGTGCCCGGGTGGTGACCGGCGGCAAGCGCCATGCCCTGGGTGGTAGTTTCTACGAGCCGACCGTGCTCGCCGAAGCCACCCCGGGGATGTTGATCGCCAAAGAGGAGACCTTCGGGCCGGTGGCGCCACTCTTTCGTTTTCAGACCGAAGAGGAAGCGATCCATATGGCGAATGACACCGAGTTTGGTCTTGCTTCGTATTTCTACAGCCGGGATATCGGGCGCATCTGGCGCGTTGCCGAAGCAGTTGAATACGGCATCGTCGGTGTCAACACCGGACTCATCTCTACCACCGTCGCTCCCTTTGGCGGGGTAAAGGAGTCGGGGACTGGCCGTGAGGGGTCAAAATATGGCATTGAGGATTTCCTCGAGATCAAGTACCTGTGCATGGGTGGAATCGGCAAGGTGAATTAG
- a CDS encoding iron-containing alcohol dehydrogenase: MNNFIFQTTATIINEPGVTSRLGEIAASLGMHRVLLVSDPGIAKIGLLELAESGLRTGGMEVSVFAEVLADPPVDNIMAALNQAREFNADGVIGFGGGSSMDVAKLIAFLSNSEQGLAEIYGVGIARGKRLPLILVTTTAGTGSEVTPIAIVTTGENEKKGVVSPLLLPDIAILDAELTVGLPPRVTAMTGIDAMVHAIEAYTTRVKKNPISDTLARQGLKLLFENIRAAIANGHDLEARSKMLVGALLAGQAFANAPVGAVHALAYPIGGQYHVAHGLSNSLVLPHVMRFNLPVASREYAELARELFSDLGTTSDLAAGARLIGALEQLMVDVQLETRLNQVGIGKEALPVLAEAAMLQTRLLVNNPRDVGYEDALQIYRDAW, translated from the coding sequence ATGAACAATTTCATTTTTCAAACTACCGCCACCATCATCAATGAGCCCGGGGTCACTTCCCGATTGGGGGAAATTGCCGCCAGCCTTGGCATGCACCGGGTACTGCTGGTCAGCGATCCCGGAATTGCCAAAATTGGGCTGCTGGAACTGGCGGAATCCGGGTTGCGCACCGGCGGTATGGAGGTAAGCGTGTTTGCCGAAGTACTGGCCGACCCCCCGGTCGATAACATCATGGCCGCCTTGAACCAGGCCAGGGAATTTAATGCCGACGGTGTAATCGGGTTCGGCGGCGGCAGCTCGATGGATGTCGCGAAGCTGATTGCTTTTTTGAGCAACTCGGAACAGGGTCTGGCCGAGATTTACGGGGTCGGAATCGCCCGGGGGAAACGGTTGCCACTGATCCTGGTGACAACGACCGCGGGGACTGGTTCGGAAGTGACGCCGATTGCCATTGTCACGACTGGAGAGAACGAAAAAAAAGGGGTGGTCTCTCCGCTTCTGCTCCCCGATATTGCCATCCTTGACGCTGAGCTGACCGTCGGACTTCCACCACGGGTCACTGCCATGACCGGAATCGATGCCATGGTACATGCCATCGAGGCCTATACGACCAGGGTTAAGAAGAACCCGATCTCGGATACCTTGGCGCGGCAGGGGCTCAAGCTGCTCTTCGAAAACATCCGGGCGGCAATCGCCAATGGGCATGACCTTGAGGCGCGCTCCAAGATGCTGGTCGGCGCCCTGCTTGCCGGGCAGGCCTTTGCCAATGCTCCGGTCGGCGCGGTTCACGCCCTTGCCTACCCGATTGGCGGGCAGTATCATGTCGCGCATGGGTTAAGCAATTCCCTGGTTCTGCCGCACGTGATGCGGTTTAACCTGCCGGTCGCCAGCAGGGAGTACGCGGAGCTGGCCCGGGAGCTGTTCAGTGATCTCGGCACCACCAGCGATCTGGCCGCAGGTGCCAGATTAATTGGTGCACTGGAGCAGTTGATGGTCGACGTCCAGTTGGAAACCCGGTTGAATCAGGTGGGAATTGGCAAAGAAGCACTGCCAGTGCTGGCCGAGGCCGCCATGCTGCAGACTCGACTTCTGGTCAATAACCCGCGAGACGTTGGATACGAGGATGCCCTGCAGATTTACCGGGATGCCTGGTAA
- a CDS encoding ABC transporter ATP-binding protein translates to MLKIDKLNVNIQKTPILRDVTLHLGEGKLAGLIGRNGAGKTTLLRTAMGLMSPVSGSIFCGGQDMAKVPAYVRVKMHVGYMPEDRRLIPELSVQENILVPAWSGRLPDSAARLSWIYELMPEVAGFRSRRALQLSGGQQKLVALARALMCGTRLLLLDEPFEGVAPALSRRLAEVLHTLKTEGLSVLLSESDYSHSAGLIDKLYVIERGQVVEKKLS, encoded by the coding sequence ATGCTTAAAATCGACAAACTTAATGTCAATATCCAGAAAACCCCGATCCTTCGAGATGTGACCCTTCACCTCGGCGAGGGGAAACTGGCCGGGCTGATTGGTCGCAATGGGGCCGGCAAGACCACCCTGTTGCGCACCGCCATGGGACTGATGTCACCAGTCTCTGGTTCGATCTTCTGCGGTGGGCAAGACATGGCAAAAGTGCCGGCATACGTTCGGGTGAAAATGCACGTCGGGTACATGCCGGAAGACAGGCGGCTGATCCCGGAGTTGAGCGTTCAGGAGAACATTCTGGTTCCTGCCTGGTCAGGACGTTTGCCCGACAGCGCTGCACGACTCTCCTGGATTTACGAACTGATGCCCGAGGTCGCGGGATTCCGTTCCCGCAGGGCACTGCAATTGAGTGGCGGTCAGCAGAAACTGGTCGCCCTGGCCCGGGCGCTGATGTGTGGCACCCGACTGCTGCTCCTTGACGAGCCCTTTGAGGGGGTCGCTCCGGCCCTCTCGCGGCGCCTGGCTGAGGTTCTTCATACTCTCAAGACGGAAGGGTTGTCGGTTCTGCTGTCCGAGTCGGATTATTCGCACTCTGCCGGCCTGATCGACAAGCTCTATGTCATTGAACGGGGCCAGGTTGTCGAAAAAAAACTTTCCTGA
- a CDS encoding 2-hydroxymuconate tautomerase family protein: protein MPFVNIKITQDGATAEQKAELIQGVTKLLVDILGKNPATTVVVIEEIATDNWGIAGETVTARRLKCP from the coding sequence ATGCCCTTCGTAAATATCAAAATCACCCAGGATGGTGCGACGGCTGAGCAGAAGGCCGAATTGATCCAAGGGGTTACGAAGCTCCTAGTCGATATTCTCGGAAAAAATCCTGCAACCACTGTCGTCGTTATCGAAGAGATTGCGACCGACAACTGGGGAATCGCCGGGGAGACTGTTACCGCAAGACGCTTGAAATGCCCCTAG